A DNA window from Helianthus annuus cultivar XRQ/B chromosome 15, HanXRQr2.0-SUNRISE, whole genome shotgun sequence contains the following coding sequences:
- the LOC110913973 gene encoding gibberellin 20 oxidase 3, whose product MEQMNNGNHEDKTIESAMIFDQQTNDDFPNQFIWPKDHLSQTSTEKLNEQVIDLQGFLSHDEEATLHAANLVRESCISHGFFQVVNHGVDLDMLALVQEHGHAFFKLPLTEKLKCKQKEGSVVGFASGHAQRFREKLPWKELLTFEYHENGPDEVVAEFFNAMGSQYKETGLIFQKFCRSMNKLALDLLDLLEISLGVDGHNHNYYYRKLYDDAVSIVRCNHYPQCNKPDLTFGVGPHCDPTTLTILYQDLVGGLEVFVDNKWKSVQPYREALVINIGDTFTALSNGKYKSCLHRVSVNSLSPRLSLVFFLCPKGDRELKAPQELVEKDGKKEYPDFTWGEFLQFTQKNHRADENTLQLFTKWLLTSKNRNA is encoded by the exons ATGGAGCAAATGAACAATGGCAACCATGAAGACAAAACCATTGAGTCAGCCATGATCTTTGACCAACAAACCAATGATGATTTTCCAAACCAATTCATTTGGCCAAAAGATCATCTTTCTCAAACGTCTACTGAGAAGTTGAATGAACAGGTAATAGACCTACAAGGGTTCTTAAGTCATGATGAGGAGGCCACATTGCATGCAGCCAACCTTGTGAGGGAATCATGCATTAGCCATGGCTTTTTTCAAGTGGTTAACCATGGTGTTGACCTTGATATGCTTGCTTTAGTCCAAGAGCATGGCCACGCTTTCTTTAAGCTTCCGTTAACCGAGAAACTGAAGTGCAAGCAGAAAGAGGGAAGCGTTGTTGGTTTCGCTAGTGGGCATGCTCAGCGGTTCCGCGAAAAATTGCCTTGGAAAGAATTGTTAACTTTTGAGTATCATGAAAATGGCCCTGATGAAGTTGTTGCGGAGTTTTTCAATGCAATGGGAAGTCAATACAAAGAAACCGG CTTGATCTTTCAGAAGTTCTGTCGGTCAATGAATAAGTTAGCTCTTGATCTTCTTGATTTACTGGAGATTAGCTTGGGTGTTGATGGGCATAATCATAACTACTACTACAGAAAACTATATGATGATGCTGTGTCAATAGTGAGATGTAACCACTACCCGCAGTGTAACAAGCCCGACCTGACTTTTGGGGTCGGACCACATTGTGATCCAACTACATTGACCATACTTTATCAAGATCTAGTTGGAGGACTAGAAGTGTTTGTGGATAACAAATGGAAATCTGTTCAACCCTACCGCGAAGCCCTTGTCATCAACATAGGTGACACTTTCACG GCACTATCAAATGGGAAGTACAAGAGCTGCCTGCATAGGGTAAGTGTGAACAGTTTGTCCCCAAGGCTGTCGCTGGTGTTCTTCTTGTGCCCAAAAGGAGATAGAGAGCTGAAAGCGCCTCAAGAGTTAGTCGAAAAAGATGGGAAAAAGGAGTATCCTGATTTCACATGGGGAGAGTTTCTTCAGTTCACTCAAAAGAATCACAGGGCTGATGAAAACACCCTTCAATTGTTTACCAAGTGGCTGCTAACTTCAAAAAATCGCAATGCCTAG